From the Palaemon carinicauda isolate YSFRI2023 chromosome 4, ASM3689809v2, whole genome shotgun sequence genome, the window atatatatatatatatatatatacatatatatatatatatatatatatatatatatatatatatatatatatatatatatataaaatatatttaatgatattcCTAGAAGTGTGAGAGACTACATTTGGAGATTTATCTTTATCTCTTGAGAAAAACACATTAATAAATAGAAGTGTCTGCCTGTTTGTAGGTCTGCTTGCCTGCTTCTTTGAGTAATGAATCCTTCATTTTGATCAGTTCAAATAAAGATGATGAGCTCATTAGGCCACTTGATCTCCTGCGCTAAAGATCTTGATCATTTCAATCTAAGGTCGAAACGAAAATGAGGAGGAAAATTGGTATTTTTAAATTGAAGTCTTgagattatcttagttttaatatttCGTTAAATACCACTAACATAGAAACAGTAAGAATTATATATTAGTAATATACGAAGataaatattgcatatacatatacatatacaaatatatatatatatatatatatatatatatatatatatatatatatatatatatatatatatatatatatatatatatgtgtgtgtgtgtgtgtgtgtgtgtgtgtttgttcatgttTGTTATGGATGTGTGTCTCAAATATTCTATTGCAAATACCTTTAGGAATACCTGAGCCAAAGGGAAAGTCTGGCATTTAATATGGATCCCTCATACAGGATTCAAACCTGGAACTTTGGATTCATACAAACAGTCGACTTTATCACAGGATAAGACATCACTCCAGTTTTCATTTAATCAAATACATGAGTTTGAATCCTAGCATGATTAGGTACACTTATATGTGAATTAATTTTGGTATATTATTGCTAAGGTAGAGAGAATTAACAAAGAAAACTAAGTCCCGTAAGTCCCGTGAAAGGGCTaaaactaccatatatatatatatatatatatatatatatatatatatatatatatatatatatatatatatatatatatatctataccggtatacccgtatatacatacacacacacacacacacatatatatatatatatatatatatatatatatatatatacacacatatatataccggtatactcgtatatacatacacacacacacacacacacatatatatatatatatatatatatatatatatatatatatatatatatatatatatatatatatatatatatatatatatatacacacctgtaggCCTATATCAGATATGCcgatacacacacgtatgtatgtgtgtgtatatatatacacatatatatatatatatatatatatatatatatatatatatatatatatatatatatatatatatatatatatatatacatatatatatatatacacaaacctgtaggcctataacatatatatatatatatatatatatatatatatatatatatatatatatatatataaatatatatatatatatatatatatatatatatatatatatatatatatatatgtatatatatatatatatatttatatatatatatatatatatatttatatatatatatatatatatatatatatatatatatatatatatatacatatatatatatatatatatatatatatatatatatatatatatatatatatacatatatatataaacatatatatatatatatatatatatatatatatatatatatatatatatagatatatctatatatatctatatatatatatatatatatatatatagatatatatatatatatagatatatatatatatacagtatatcgtggCCGGACCGttttgcctaccggacagtttgcctaccggacagtttgcctactgcctaccggacagtttgcctactgcctaccggacagtttgcctactggACAGTTTGCCTTTCGGACATTTTGCCTACTGCCTATCGGACAGTTTACCTACCCGACAGTTTGCCTACAGGACAGTTTGCCTtccggacagtttgcctactgcCTATCGGACAGTTTGCCTACTGCCTATCGGgcagtttgcctaccggacagtttgcctactggACAGTTTGCCttccggacagtttgcctaccggagAGAATTTTCCTACTACTTACCGGACAGTTTTCCTATTGCCTACCGGATAGTTTGCCTACTGGACATTTTGCcatgtacaaaaaaaaattctcaaattcacgtctaaaattttttttcattgaatataaataagaattatttaatCAAACCCAATGAAAAAGGtctaaaatgaaaagataaattaaatttctttttataaattgtgAGCAATGCTACGAAGAAACCTAAGAACTGGGGTGATGTCATACTTTTCTACCAAGTCTTTCTGTTGTTGATTGATATTCTCGTACTTTTTCTTCATCGGTGGTAAAGCAATTCCAGCATTCGCTTGATCAATAATGAGTTTATTGCTAGCTTGCTCTTTACGCAATCGGTCTGCAAATCGACACTGAGTTGGGTATGTAATGGCTACCTGTAAGTCGAAGGCTCTGTGGCAGCCTTCTATCGAGTTGTTGGTGCGAGGTAAATTTTGTAAGACTCTTTCGTGAACATTCCAAAGTTCTTGAGGAAAAACGGGCAGTCTTCTTCGTCCTCGCCGCGCATTTCCAATCCACGTTGCCTCAAAATAGGTTAGAAAGTCTCCCATGATGTTGTCCGTTTCCTTTTCCAGTGATGACACAAATTGTTCAAACGTGTCGCTAACATCTTGTAAAGGAACAAATGCAAGCACTTGGAGTGATTTAATCAGCATTGCATTTTTGGGACTTTCAGTATACCAACTGGCAAGTCCTTGGGCTTGAATTATTCGCCACATACATTGCCCAAAGTGGAACAGACAACCACTGATTTGACTATGTGGAAAGTGTCTCTTGACAGAATTCATTGCTGCTTTTTCAAAGTCTAGCATCAGCGAGGCGGGGTTTAAATTTCTTTCGTTCTTGAGGAAAGTCCAAATTGCATCGTAGGTTGCTTCGTTCTTATGCTTTGTAACACAGAACTCCAATGGCACTGTTCTTGATTCATTTGGCAGTCTTTATAGCAATAAGTCTGGCTGCGCTCGGGGGATGGCTATGGTCTGTGACAAGTCCTTCTATTGTGTCGTTTTTCGTTTTCAAGGACGCATTGCACTGTTTTCTCTTCTCCCATCGCCATTATGTGTAGGTTCCACTTGTTCTGTTGATTACATACGCATGACTTTCGTGGAGTAGTTTTCTGGCCCCTCTTCAATTCGTGACGAACTCCATTTCGATGGGCATctgtgaaatgaaaataaaaaaaaagagaaaagaaagaaaatatataaacttatcATACAAAACGATTTTTCAGTGATATTTTCAGATAGTTACAACAAATAGTAAAAATCTATGAACAAGGTACATTTTTTAACACTAAAATAAAAGCTTTGTATAATAATTCCACACGACACACACTGTTCCCTCGTAGGATAGAAGGTAGTGTATTGAAGTCCTGCTAGACTGACCGCTATGTTCGTTGGAGCTTCAAATATACCCAACTTGGCAGTGATGACAGACAACCGATAAATAATTGAGAAGGTAGGGTAGTCAAGTTTGTTACCACCCCTGCTAGACTGGCGAATGTGCTCATTGGAATTTCCAATATACCAAACTTGGCAGTCAAGGAAAACAACTGGTAAACTATTGATGAGTGTAAGATCAATTAAGAGACAACTAGGCAGCGAAGGCAAACAACTGGTAAACTTTTGACAAGCGTAagagcaatacacacacacacacacacacacacacacacatatatatatatatatatatatatatatatatatatatatatatatatatatatatatatatatatatatatatatatataacatgtaaatGACAAAGGAAAAGTCCAGTTAATCAAAGTGTTAACATTAATAATTGTAAGCTTCATATAAAGGAACtgtaggcaaactgtccgtaggcaaaatgtccaataggcaaactgtccataggcaaactgtccgggtacctatatatatatatatatatatatatatatatatatatatatatatataaatatatagatagatagatagatagatagatagatatacacatacatatactgtggaggatttatttttgttttatttaaatttttgttttttgccaaatcctgagagagagagagagagagagagagagagagagagagagagagagagagagagagagagagagagagagagagagagagagagagagagagagagagagagagagcgtgtgaaaaagagaataattgagcaggtaaaacgtatgaaacggagtgttaagtataagcgtaagaatgattttgatgaggcaaggatgaatgcaggagaagctatatcaatgtacgtatgtaggttggaaacgttagctaggaagaagtatggggatgaaggcataagtgagaataaggagttaatgaggaagtttttggcaacagtacctgagaatgtgtgtgaatttattaatttgaaacgcaaagagaaaatgaggtggacgcaagagagattgacatgggatgatatactagagatagttgaggattatgagttagataggtgcatgaaagaaagtaaatctgtgagtgtaagaactggaatggaagaaagtgtaatagaatttggtagttataaggatgcaattttgagaggaccaatgagggtagctgataatgtagtagataggagtgttagggcgagtaatgtgggaatacctgtaaggacaaatgaaggatttaggcagggtaattggtgcaatagggataggagtgtgagtgcacatcgaggtatgtcagatagccgtgtccgtaatgaaaagtgttataggtgtggaaaggaaggtcataagaagaatgaatgtagatgggctctaggtgcttgttttggatgtggtgaggtagggcatagaattagcaagtgcaagaaagagaaaggggtaaaatgttatcggtgtggtatgactgggcacatagcgagtggatgtcgtagtaatcatatgaatgtaatttgtggtaattgtggtaaggatggtcattatgctagaatgtgcaaggagccgcggggtaagtgtactgcatgtggtgtagatgggcatgtagctggggtatgtaggaagaagggagtaaatcagccaggatgttcgggaaactagagtgtaagagggttcagctgggtgagtcctcctgtgtgtgtggaaggaataggattaatgtttgtgagaatgggatgagtaattggttggaaatgagcaagtatgaatctagtatgcatgagaaattggggctggaaaataaacaattagtgttagttgaatataggaaaaagaggcgtttgaaagttttaagtgaggagaaagtgcaagggaaatttataggtataggtaagaatacgaataagtatgacaagggtgtaaatgtgcaagtgtgtgtggaggataaatgtattaatacagatgaatcatggctgagtatgaatgatacctatagtgtgtgtggcttttccttaggtgatgtaaaagaaaggatgacgaatgcgagagtgagagataggagaatgattagtagcatgaatgaatcttttgctaaagttgagaatgtttttgatgaaatggatgaactgtttacagaaatgagtgtaattatagggccagatgagaacgaggtcgatatgattgtacatgatatattagatgatagggatttagataggaatagtgttaatgtagcgaatgattgtgataaggaagaagtgaatgagagagtatatgggggcccagttactcggagtagaggtcccgttcccgactgcgactgggttatgaaaataataatgtaagtgttgtgtgagaaggatttggcagagtaaggggggaggaatgtggaggatttatttttgttttattttaatttttgttttttgccatatcctgagagagagagagagagagagagagagagagagagagagagagagagagagagagagagagagagaggtagttagcgaatgattgtttgtagtgggaaagactgttggtacaaatgagattgtttgtttatgtgtttagttaggatacgacagtggtgaatgtttcggagcgaatgcctttttatttgactgcagcttaaggcagttgtgtgagtgctggataactatttatatattttttcttaccagcgtaggaagtgattatttatattctaagtaagtacagttttgtttatctttgcttttcgtgatcgtgaatgatagtAACAGTTtactatttatctttgattatagtgcgatagttaagttagttaggagtgttcgtaagtgtttttcttttttattttggcaggccgtgattcctcctttggagagcgatttttgaaagtggattaattgattgttgacgaattggcttgtaataaggaatttgatacgaccactctgatttgtacaattgttgatgacccggaccgaatcaaatccagattgctgttgatgatgttgatgatgatgatgatgatgatggtggtgataatactaaccacgaccccgatcagggaagtagttgttgcaaattgccacccagtaaactgttaaacacagagttgtgttagtgtgccgtaaagacagtccggcttgtgtgtggcgacagtgttggtgttccataataatatttatacaagataattcatatttatatttatttttggtgttggtgtgcggtgtaatttaagtttgttaggtttttttttttgcttttatttgaatggtatttatagta encodes:
- the LOC137639618 gene encoding uncharacterized protein — its product is MLDFEKAAMNSVKRHFPHSQISGCLFHFGQCMWRIIQAQGLASWYTESPKNAMLIKSLQVLAFVPLQDVSDTFEQFVSSLEKETDNIMGDFLTYFEATWIGNARRGRRRLPVFPQELWNVHERVLQNLPRTNNSIEGCHRAFDLQVAITYPTQCRFADRLRKEQASNKLIIDQANAGIALPPMKKKYENINQQQKDLVEKYDITPVLRFLRSIAHNL